The Malus sylvestris chromosome 3, drMalSylv7.2, whole genome shotgun sequence genomic sequence cccgaaactacaagtaagcttcaagtgaaattgatacattaccttatgcatcttcatcggttaaagataccacccctggatggaggaaaagtacttccagagaagatgccacatctacatatgagacagagaaggcaagtgaaaatgataccacacttcggtacttagaagtttcgtgattactcaatagcttgaatcttgcaagtccccagccgaggagcttccctcactcaggaacttaggggagcactgtttgtaccatacttgaccaatcccgaaactactaagcaccggtcaacgttataccgtcaatgacccagaagagtttccctccaaccaggaggccaatcacaacgcgacacttgtcgacatcagaagccaatcatagcgcgacacgtgtcaacattagaagccaatcacaacacgacacgtgtcaatgtcagaatgacactagaaactctcttttataaatagagatcattctctcacaatatttcctaatgtcatttgtactaaatcattcactagtactcactaaaggagagcttgaacctatgtacttgtgtaaacctttcacaattaatgagaactcctctactccgtagacgtagccaatctgggtgaaccacgtacatcttgtgtttgcttccctatccctatccatttacatacttatccacactagtgaccgaagcaatctagcaaaggtcacaaacttaacattttatgttgtaccaaagttcttactgattttgtgcatcaacaaccacCATTTTGGGAACCATGCAGGAAACtttaacttaaaattttttgtcaaaattaatgAACCATGAATGACTGAAATCTTCTGTCTGATGAAGAAAGATATTAGTCCAAGCATCAATgtaatcaaaataattgtagTGAATATTAGGTAACTGGATGTATTGGGTGTGAAGGGATTTACTTTTGTAAAGAGGTATTCCCCAATCGAATCGCTTAGGACCTCGCATCAAGGGGGaccccaaattttttttatactagtatacatatatgacaaatatgtatgtgtgtgtgtgtgtgtgtgtgtgtgtgtataagtaATCTTTTAAAAAGAAAGAGGTAATTCGATTGAAGTTGTTGAACATTACTTTAGGTCGACTATGAGACATAAAAAGTTAAGTGGATCTGCAAGTGCATTGAGAATGATATATTCTGTGTATACTTGTATATTTATTTTGGTCAAACTAATATGTTTTTAAGCCCAGAAAAgggatatataaaaaaaaaaaatttacattttatttttcttgtgaaAGTAATGTGTCGGAAAGGCCTCATTGTAGTTTCTCGCCCTAGGCCACCAAAAACTTAGAAACAACACTAACTAACTATATAACTCATTAATGCTatagttttactaaaaataaataaataaaaaatttaaattgtatttagGTTTTTAGGGGTAGTTAAAGTGGTGAAGAATGTGGAAATGTATTGGGTTAGAAATATGGTTCGAgtccaagaagaaaaaaataaaaataaagtagACTTTCAAAATCTCCTTAAACAAAAAAGGAAGACTAGACTTTGAGGTTCTTACAAGAAAAATTACACGCACATGGCAACCTTCTGAAAAaccatgcatcaaaacattttttggtCAACATTTGTATAAAATTAAAGTATACGATGTACCACCGATAAATAATAGATATGAAaagatttatttaattgttcaaGATTTTATATGTCTAATGTCACGTCAAAGAATATTAAAAAGAACATTATATATGTCTAGTGGAATACATATATGAGACTAGAGAATTTTGGAACTCATACACATGAGGGTGGCTTCCAGGAAATTTACCCGACTGAGATTGTCAACTATGGccgaaagaaaattgaaaaggatGTTTAACTTCTCCGTTGGTTCTTGGGAGGTTCTGGGAGTCAAGACTGGGTCTAGCACGTGGTTGGAAAGATTTTCTCATGTCATTATTTTATCACGTTATAATTGTTTATTGAATGGATAGTGCATTTTTTGAATATGTGACAAATATTTATTAGACGATAACATTAATGAGACCAAAACTTGATTGCATGAGAAAGTTTTGGAGTAGTTGAGCATCTTTGCATGTGTAGTTGTCAAGAATTCTACCTTATAATTGATATAATTAATCTCTCTTGtgcttttggttaattttgCTTCTAAACCTTATTTTCCTCTAATATATATACAACTTGAGAGGAACTTAATTTCTCACCTCTCACCAAGAACATAACATGCTAGTGCAACCTGATAACCCAATGTTTCTTGGCTTCCCTTCCATCCTATTTTTCTCTCACTTTATATCTACAAATCATGCATGCCACCAAACTGAGAATAGCTCTCTCATGACCTTCACCCttgctctctcttctccttctcctttaaATTGGACTTCCATCAATTGTTGCTATTGGGAGGGTCACTTGCAATCAAGATGGTTGGATCACCCATTTACACTTGCCCTTCAAGGGACTCAATGGAGGCATTCATCCCTCACTTAGAAATCTCACACATCTCACCTACATAAATCTCTCTCACAATTCACTTTATGGTTCAATTTCACAAGAAATTGGATTCTTCCCTTTCGTGAATCGTCTTGAGATCCTTGATTTAAGCTATAACCTTCTTTTTGGTGAGCTCCCATTTTCTCTACCATCTTGTAGTATCCAAGCGGTGGATTTTTCCACCAATCACTTCCATGGTGTTATTCCATCTTCATTCTTCCATCAAACTAGAAATTTGACTAGTTTCAATGTAAGCAATAACACATTCTCGGGTTCCATCCCATCTTCGATTTGTCTCCGTTATTCTCCCTTGGTCAAGGTATTGGATTTTTCCTTCAATAAATTTAGTGGCAATATTTCTCAAGGATTAGGGGAGTGTTCCAAATTGCAAGTTTTTCGTGCCGGTTACAATAACCTTTCAGGATTACTTCCAGAAGATATCTATAATGCTATtacccttgaagaaattgtaTTACCCGTTAATTCGCTTTACGGATCCATTAGCGATAGAATTGTCAACCTCACCAATCTTGCAATCCTTAACCTCTACTATAACCACTTCAGTAGTGTCATGCCTTTCCATTTTGGGAAGCTCTCTAAGCTGAAATTCatcttccttcatttcaacTATCTTGAAGGTTCTCTACCCCCATCTTTGATGAATTGCACCAATCTTTCAGAATTACTTTTGGGGGAGAACAATTTGGAAGGAGACATCTCTGCACTCAATTTCTCCAAACTTAGTCAACTTAGTAAGATTGACCTATTGAGTAACAACTTCACTGGCCCCTAGGAATGGgaaaatacccattggttatgggtaaccgtggttatccgcccatttaaatttgacggttacggttatgggtaaccgtttagataaataaacggttatgggtagaATCGTTTAcacgtgaaatttaaatgaacAATTATGGGTATTAtccgcggttataaacgggtacccatttaaccgtttattttaatatatgtaaaactaaaaaaaaaaaattagtttctaGCTAAGTTTAGTATTCCGAAACATATTTGGTTATAAAGGGCCATAATATATATGTGCCtcacttgagagaaaaatatagtTGATAGGACGGGCCAatgtttaatatatgtgattgaATGTGCTAAAGCATTAGAGTGTTCGACGGTTTTGTTTTGGAGTCTTTTGGAGCTTTGGCCAATTCAAGATAATGATTACCTTGAACTTGTAGAAACATATTATTGTGGGCTGAtgcgtacatatatatatatatatatatatatgtatgtatatatatttaattggccTCAAGTTTTCAATAAGTATTTGAccaaaaaattagaaatcaatTAAATGGCTTGGATCGATGAACATATGtttctaaataaaaatccaaatatttattaaattagCTTATTAGCAGACTGATGCGTacttacatacatacatacatatatgtatgtatggatgtatgtatgtatgtatgtatgtatacaaGAATATTAATTAACCTGCAACCATGCATGATTCTTGTAATAGATTGACCGTCAAATAATTGGGAGACATCGCATATATTCATAAATAGTATTGCTGTTAATACATAAATTCatgttaaatgtatttataacggtatttaattgttagaaaaagaaaattatgacaaatttctttttaatttttcaattgttaaaaaaataggtatacgggtgaaaaaaaaagagtaaacgggttaaaaatgggtaaacgggtaagCAGTTATgattaaatgggtatgcggttatgggtatggttaaccgtttataaacggttatgggtatggataTACCCGTTTATGTAAATAcccaatgggtaaacggttatgcggataAAAgcttaaacggttatgggtaaataaccacgGTTACCCGCTCACCATAACCGTGCCCATCCCTACTGGCCCCTTTCCAGTAAGCCTTTATTCGTGCAAGTATCTTAAAGCAATTCGACTCAGCTTAAACGACATAGAGAGACAAATACAACCTGAGATTCTTTTCTTGAAATACTTGTCCTTCCTCTCGCTTAGTGGTAACAAATGGACCAACCTCTCGGGGGCAATGAACATGTTGATGCGTTGTGAAAGTCTCATATTCGTGACCTTTTCATATAGCTTTATAGGTGAGGAAATTCTAGCAGATGATGGCCTCGTTGATTTTGATGGATTCAAAAATCTTCAAATATTGTCTGAGTCGTTGTGAGCTCACTGGTCAAATACCATTTTGGTTATCTAAGCTCAAGAAGCTAGAGATCTTGAATTTGGATTTTAACAGAATCACAGGGTCAGTCCTGTTGGAACCCCAgtgttgtcccacatcggccagaGGGCCCAAGTGAAAGTGCTCTAAATAGAATTACCCCTCTCTAACTAACATCgaggcattttgtgataaaatcctacacctgaggattgtgcaggtggttaagtggggacagtattGGTGTTATTAGAGTAGGCCCTCGGCCCGTCAACCTGAAAATTTCCACAAGTCCCTAATTGGTTATGGACTCTTCCTAGGCTCTTTTACATAAATTTAGGGCCCAACCAAATTTCAGGTGAATTTCCGAAGGAACTTTGCAGACTAGCGATGTTGCTATATGAAGAAACTTCAGCTCAAGTGTATCAGAACTACCTTGAATTGCCTAAGTTCATCCAAATTCGCGACAATGCAAAAGCGTTACGGTAcaattatttatatttcttcccACCATCTATATAACTATACAACAATAGCATCAGTGGCAATATACCAACCTGAAAATTTCCACAAGTCCCTAATTGGTTATGGACTCTTCCTAGGCTCTTTTACATAAATTTAGGGCCCAACCAAATTTCAGGTGAATTTCCGAAGGAACTTTGCAGACTAGCGATGTTGCTATATGAAGAAACTTCAGCTCAAGTGTATCAGAACTACCTTGAATTGCCTAAGTTCATCCAAATTCGTGACGATGCAAAAGCGTTACGGTAcaattatttatatttcttcccACCATCTATATACCTATACAACAATAGCATCAGTGGCAATATACCAACTGAAATTGGCCAACTGCGGCTTCTCCATAATTTGGACCTTGGCTTCAACAACTTCTCTGAAAGCATCCCAGACCAAATATCCAACCTCAAAAACTTGGATACATTGGATCTCTCCAAAAATCATCTGACTGGAAAAATCCCATAATCATTGAAGGGCCTAATTTCTTGTCATATTTGAATGTCTCATACAATGATCTTGAAGGACCAATACCAACAAGCACTCAGCTTCGAAGCTTCGAATCCTCTGCATTTGAGGGGAATCCGAAACTTTGCGGTGCCCCGCTACCAAACTAATGTAGTTGATGCAGCAGATAATGAGAATGGCGAAGATGTGGATGATGGGAAGCAACTTCCatggttttatattttctttgttcttgGGTTTATTGTAGGTTTTTGGGGAGTCTGTGgttctttgatttttaagaTGTGGCGATATAGGTATTTCCAATTCATAGACAGTGTACCAGATAGGCTCTATGTTATGAGAATAATGTGTATGATCAGGATGAGGAGATGGCTTAGAAGCTAGATTATATGTACTTCGTATTCTTACGTTTTATTAACCCTAAGTATTTTCAGTATATTCTGGCTGAAGTCAAGACAAGTATTGTGTTCTCATATAGAAATTTATCtggttgtcttttttttttttttaattactgtCTAAGTTCTATACATCCGAGAGTCCATGTCTTGCAGTTGTTTATTCTATTTGGAAGAAGAATTTAGTGGCTGGATAATTAGGGTTCGCGTCCAGCATCCAATGATTCTCCTGAAAACCATCTTTCAGATTTTATTTACTGCAAGTAAATCTCTCAGAAGCCTAATTCACCTAGAATGGttctgttgaccctagaaactacaaagcctacgtggcgcgcaggccgagtaattaatgagctaactacgtccttcggtgaatgcggggcgtgccaactcgtcagccgagctcggccgaggagtaaatttgttgatgttgcgttgggtcgcgctactgacttctgcgtcttgcgattgcggccgagaaaggaacacgtctcggcctcttgggctctcgaacctgaagacaaggttactattcttacgaagttcaatatcagattcggctttcaatgtgccgaatgtaataactgtaacacctcacttcgccgagaaggctgatgagatgacctcgaccaataaggatttagaaacctttctcgaccgagacttggataggtaatcaatcgttctcgccgcagtgctgttgatgccaacggaaggtACTGCGAGACTgactgactctacggtgacagagctatctatgccgacttaagatatcaccggttgcttccacagtgctgttgatgccaacggaagatgtgtcagcgaaaaaggaaaaagaaaaatcacaagttgtgagagtttgcgcagggcaattttgtattgattttgtggGGGCTTCTCCTGATGCACAGCGTCCCCTATTTATAGTACTGAACCTTGAGTCCGAGTTTAaatcctactcggactaggtttccctctccggatcacctcgaccagtcctacaTCTACTAGGACTATGAACCTAGTCCTTAGCTAAGCTGGATTAGTTTCCTGGATATCCGATCCTGTCGAGACTCCCCATTGCACTAGGATTCGTCCTAACCGCCCTAGGTTTGGATGCCCACGTGTTGACCGATCCTTGGTCCTTTTGCCGCCCGGCCTCCTGGGCCGAGAGTGATcctaccctcggcccaaactattattttgggcccaaacaggttCCCAACAATGTATTCCGGTATTCAATCCTATATCATGTTAAAGTGTTGATGGAGAATGCCCTGCTTCGTCAACGAAGCCATACTGTGTAAAATCCAAGCTAGTTTataactattttgttttttagttttttattttcagttatcaaacaagtttttagtttttaatttttaaattttgaaacaaaaataaaaaaccaaaagcaaaatggTTTTAATAAAACCCCTAAAACCTGAAACCATTCTCTTCATTGTGTTATGATTATAACCGCTCTCTTCTCTGTGTTCTATGTGATTGTTTTGCTTTACCTCTCATGAGTTCTCTAACTTCTAAACTCACCAGCTTAATTCTGGCCTTTTGTATCATCAATCCATTAAATTGAGGTTGTTGGATGAATTAGTATTTTTTCCAGATGTTCCTATCAAGGTTATAAGAGGTGCTTGGCGTTAGTCGGGCGACGGACAAGAGTTTTGCGCCTAAACATCTAGGCGTGGCCTAGGcgattctttttaattttaattaaatttattatatgatATGTAAGTAAATGTttacttatacttaaaaaaaaaaacataatggtATGAGAATACATAAATGACATAGATTATATAGTAttaaaacatattgaaaacacgaggaacaagtatataatgagttgcaacctaggtaTGTGCTTAGGGGTGAGTAAGCAGACCGCCTAGGCAGTTGCTTGcatactttcttaattttcaaacacctagGGATTAATCAGGATAGTAGCCAACCGCTTAACGCCTAGGCAGAGCCTAAGTGAAGCTAGGCAGGAATTTTTAGAATAGTGAttactgttgatgcacaaaaccggaggtcttggaacaacgtaaatccgaccatgaatctgcaagtaatgtaaataacataagatgtatcgtggttcaccccaaggtttgggctacgtccacactgattatgtatttctgAGAGTATTGAGGATGAGAGagtttctgagggtgagaggCCTAGGGATTGGCCTAAGAGTTGGCCTCCTCTTATTGtaagggtgaggggtccttttatagaataaggactcctcacttattacatatttgcccattcctttatcatataattacatttaagtcccctgagtatttatacgaggtctaaatacgaggccctaaatatggtataaacagtagtcccccaagtcttcagtcaagagagtcttttggctggagacttgaaattcagtccatgtgtgggccgaagtaactagatggcGTCTAGTGCTAACACTCGACATGAGGCGGTGcctaatctgaaatgatgctcaactagaagtagcacacgctgcgggGCTGcgaggctcgtggcttatgttgccttggttggctcggcttgtggcatttgacggtgagggagtcctttttatagaataagggctcgctcctcaatacatgaatgatgggctagagttgatgctcgcggcgaggcggttgctcagtaggcggcgatgctctctaatggtggtgagtgagtcccttttatagaataagggttcgctcctcaatacataagtgatgagttaggagtgatgctcacagcgaggcggttgctcagctggcggtgttgctctctaatgaaggtgagggagtcccttttataaaataagggctcgctcctcagtacatgaataatgggtgctatctaatgaaagtgagggagtcctttttatagaataagggctcgcttcttaatacataaataatgggctaagtcccccaagtatttttcacctataaagcttcaacaccgaagcttcacctatcaagcttcaaccccaatgcttcacctacaatacaaaatttcaacaccaaaacatataaaagcttcgCACACTCTTCATCcagatagtgcgaagctaatTCAAGTTTTGTATCCTAAAAATAGCTTCAACTAGTCACGCTATATACCTAAGCAAAAATCTATAGTCAATAAACCTTACATATTAAACTATTTcccaaacacaaaaccttgtgacaaataaacaaattttgttcacaaaaccaagATTCCCTTGAACCTGTACAAAAACATGGGTCAACGCAAACATTTGTTTTGTTCTACACCCACAACATCCCTGTCATAAACAAACAAGCAATTATGTATATGtttccaaacatattataataaatCAAACACCAAGCCAAAATCCCAAGTTTAactagaaatccaacccaagcaacctctttccctctcttcctcttccgcctcctttcagctatcaaatttctgcaacctttgCTCTTCTccagtggagctgaattttggacaccctatagttcttgagcagatgaacaactttcaagaaggaatcgtttctgtttgagcgacggaaattaaagtgttgaggCTCCAAACACGACAGTCGGATTCCCGCAAATTtaaaagctgctgtgatgtttcgaagatctggaaatatttaaccgttagttcattctgaatttttgatatgtcatGAAAGAGatgataaggaacaacttcgatgaagaaagtatgtttatctgaacaagagaaaatggagtttcgaagctcacaacaagtctgacaggttgacagaaaaatgatgaacagttactcatcatacctgaatttctggatttgtactgctccgatggatctcaaatttggatatgttgtagctgACAAGGTGAGgcacaacttcgatgaagaaagtatgttgagctgaacaagaaaaaatggagtttcgaagctcacaacaagtctgacgggttaacagaaaattgatgaacagttactcatcataccggaatttctgaagttgtactactccgatggatctcaaatttggatatgttgtagttcacaagataaggaacaactttcatgaacaAGACTTTGcgatctgagctatagagaatggtgttatattgcatccactcaggctgattagtggaaacgaaaagcaattccaccaaagaaaagatgaaaaagaagaataacACAAAAAAGGGAGCTGGGTAGGACACAGGTACTCatcaaaaagagagaaaagctactacttgcacttgatcttgtctagtcaatagcatgcagcatcaaacacacaaaagttggaaatatttttagataaggcatatacgaatgtgtgacatcgaaacaaggattcgttactttgacaaattagtaacaagcaagacacctcattcggcaactctcctcgcctgaagacttgggggactcccaccatatgctactgcaccttgatactcggaagtctcacaaccactcagtgacttggatttttcaagtctccaaccgagaagttttcctcactcgagaaattaagggaacactacctcaaactacatgcttcactcacaaagcttcaacaatacaagtttcaacaaaagaaaaaattcaaagaactttctgaagaaggctttggtgtatttaacgcaatacgttgaaatgaagcaaagcttatttattaatatttccgataagccacaaatatgtacatatacatgagtcaaaataaacaaacaaaagggagccttcacaaaggttgcttaggggaagtctcagcagtcggtagagccccagaaagagaaagcaccggagggtggttatccggagcctcagtactggacagaaccccagaaggaggaggcattagaggttgatcatttggagcttcattatgtgGTACAGCCcgagaagacgaaggcaataaatgcctttggaacaaacccacaaaccttttatgatcaagtaaagcctgaccatcagattcctacatctggtcaagtttcctcttcatgtttgtagcatagtcatgcgcgagcctatgcaactgtttattctcatgcttgagccctctaatc encodes the following:
- the LOC126616990 gene encoding receptor-like protein 2, which encodes MLLYEETSAQVYQNYLELPKFIQIRDNAKALRLFYINLGPNQISGEFPKELCRLAMLLYEETSAQVYQNYLELPKFIQIRDDAKALRYNYLYFFPPSIYLYNNSISGNIPTEIGQLRLLHNLDLGFNNFSESIPDQISNLKNLDTLDLSKNHLTGKIP